A genomic segment from Plasmodium sp. gorilla clade G2 genome assembly, chromosome: 3 encodes:
- a CDS encoding cyclic amine resistance locus protein, with product MNRITLYDFIIDEIKGGTYYDRYYSDNESSEDEYKEDDNISKNINDNKQKNNNDEYKYDFYKFLDNIFKANSIPDNALDHMLNVPFFFEKLMSFSFLLCLDNILYDITFMPIQVVRSICLLISLFFKNASRNIMNIFYNFKNYKFYKYAVNNYKDPKKKYKVRVIKNLNKLSYSKRKETDHMYENKYMKDKSHDESYNLFKKQSRNLFSFHYLNSSRFSMNASHSDDVWVDNQLEKNINDNNINNNNNNMNGNNNNINTNDNNHNDNNHNNNSFDIITCDSVKDIQINHEHQNIKCDNINCNMKKKNGGKYFLYNRKRKTSSYNKDLKNELLKYGHKYSVLKSREDIKFSRSKTIMFNCINNNNDDYNDERRYEKKYLNNIKYLKNKIKLNYYFKYKGNIINDSYYSDNIYQMEKENWTKHKKNKKKINEIYNTKKKQKKNIFIHFFIILFYLGKNILQNIKYRINYIFIKIVYFFHIHKLYTFPIYKDDRKKKKKMYTQSFEMNVHNIRNKQIFDYSDEQNRNILKLDYDQGGEIHRLNSLHFQDNEHNISSNIFLKHMYHSNNVYIDKSFNMSNNEKTKQNNNNKRNLFMCAKSVIRRNIRLAVSKKEDIQTNKKENYSNDVVDNKSEPSDEQYEKANDIKMNHPTNKTYDNNDNNNDNIIWGDIKNNSNYYKTQKHNNIHLSNKNENDNMVNEYSHNNDKDVTKKYCHGLTYKNDNKNYNNHMVSQNNNDTFISDKNKCNPFFVKPLYEDEKYKKIDYHFNQLNGNNYDEQNSKNLKNKKNINNLQNMNKIKDMKKKLFKEHLNSLKLSFPEYSGIIRLSLMLICIYIFSFVDTSRIYHYIRAQPFMKLYVVLNMLEILERLLRSLGKDLIDNMIRTFIRIINLKSYIFILRNNYKENASINNNYNNNNNNSNHINYVDNEKYRLNSFIYKKEENNNELTTFDNNRRHINLFTNKSRENIFNNNYMDYIYRDSVIKNKHEYENGYVTNIDKDIFSNNYCINNKRDHADSFYYQNEINSFNLNKNKENNVRFFNNENDKKKNNESKISILFPFYSIILKFTIQYIFVLMYILIHAFMHLVRFLSLNIAINSSESTMFLILVMSNFTEIKSTVFKKFTKISLFTIVASDAVERFYLFIDAFLVLLKMSTAYRTQNSFISISSWLIIILLLEVGVDWCKHSYLLKYNKLNSESLNKYFHTLLADVLISRTPNKNIYYMKDSFSVPCKNIFCFSHIPTRRLGYMSMPVVTLIVCSLPRLNYLSNISLFSFALSIWVCLFLFKIILSIMIVSYTISEKKHLKNLRKPYDDISAL from the exons gTGGTAAGATCCATATGCCTTTTGAttagtttattttttaagaatgCTAGTCgtaatattatgaacattttttataattttaaaaattacaagttttataaatatgctgtgaataattataaagatccaaaaaagaaatataaggTGAGGGTAATAaagaatttaaataaattatcatatagtaaaagaaaagaaactGATCATatgtatgaaaataaatatatgaaggaTAAGTCACATGATGAatcttataatttatttaagaaACAATCAAggaatttattttcatttcattATCTTAATAGTTCTCGTTTTAGCATGAATGCATCACATTCGGATGATGTATGGGTAGATAAtcaattagaaaaaaatataaatgataataatattaataataataataataatatgaatggtaataataataatattaatacaaatgataacaatcataatgataacaatcataataataacagtTTTGATATTATCACGTGCGATAGTGTGAAGGATATCCAAATAAACCATGAAcatcaaaatattaaatgtgaTAACATCAATtgtaatatgaaaaaaaaaaacggtggtaaatattttttatataatagaaaGAGAAAAACGTCAAGTTATAataaagatttaaaaaatgaattattgaAATATGGTCATAAATATAGTGTTTTAAAATCAAGAgaagatataaaattttcaaGATCTAAAACGATTATGTTCAattgtattaataataataatgatgattataatgatgaaagaagatatgaaaagaaatatttaaataatataaaatatttaaaaaataaaattaaattaaattattattttaaatataaaggaaatattataaatgattcatattatagtgataatatttatcaaatggaaaaagaaaattggacaaagcataaaaaaaataaaaagaaaataaatgaaatatataatacaaaaaaaaaacaaaaaaaaaatatatttatacatttttttattattctattttatttaggtaaaaatatattacaaaatattaaatatagaatcaattatatatttataaaaatagtgTACTTTTTTCATATCCATAAGTTATACACATTTCctatatataaagatgatagaaaaaaaaaaaaaaaaatgtatacacAGTCATTTGAAATGAATGTTcataatataagaaataaacaAATCTTTGATTATTCTGATGAacaaaatagaaatatattaaaattagatTATGATCAAGGTGGAGAAATACATAGATTGAATTCTTTACATTTTCAAGATAATGAACACAATATCtcttcaaatatttttttaaaacatatgtATCATtcaaataatgtatatatagacAAATCTTTTAATATGTCTAATAacgaaaaaacaaaacaaaataataataacaagagaaatttatttatgtgtgCAAAGAGTGTTATTCGTAGGAATATCAGATTAGCTGTAAGCAAAAAGGAAGATAttcaaacaaataaaaaggaaaattattCTAATGATGTTGTAGATAATAAATCTGAACCATCGGATGAACAATATGAGAAGgcaaatgatataaaaatgaatcatCCTACCAATAAAAcgtatgataataatgataataataatgataatattatttggggtgatataaagaataactctaattattataaaactcaaaaacataataatattcatctttcaaataaaaacgaaaatgataatatggtCAATGAATATTctcataataatgataaagatGTAACTAAAAAATACTGCCATGGTTTGACCtacaaaaatgataataaaaattataataatcatatggTAAGTCAGAACAATAATGATACTTTTATaagtgataaaaataaatgtaaccCTTTTTTTGTTAAACCATTATATgaagatgaaaaatataaaaagattgATTACCATTTTAACCAATTAAATGGAAATAATTATGACGAGCAAAATTCAAAAAAtctgaaaaataaaaaaaatataaataatttacaaaatatgaataaaataaaagatatgaaaaagaaactTTTTAAAGAACATTTAAATTCATTAAAATTGTCATTTCCTGAATATAGTGGTATAATTAGATTATCCTTAATGTTGATCtgtatttacattttttcttttgtggATACATCTAGAATCTATCATTATATAAGAGCCCAACCATTTATGAAATTATATGTAGTTTTAAATATGTTAGAAATTTTAGAGAGATTATTGAGATCTTTAGGAAAAGACTTGATTGATAATATGATAAGAACATTTATAAGGATAATTAATTTGAagtcatatatttttatattacgaaataattataaagaaaatgccagtataaataataattataataataataataataatagtaatcatataaattatgtagataatgaaaaatatcgTTTAAAcagttttatttataaaaaagaagaaaataacaaTGAATTAACTacatttgataataatagaaGACATATAAACttatttacaaataaaagtagagaaaatatttttaataataattacatggattatatatatagagatagtgttattaaaaataaacatgaaTATGAAAATGGTTATGTTACAAATATCGATAaagatattttttctaataattattgtataaataataaaagagatCATGCAGACTCATTTTATTATCAGAATGaaattaattcttttaatttaaataaaaataaagaaaacaaCGTACGATTTTtcaataatgaaaatgataaaaagaaaaataatgaatctaaaatatctatattatttccATTTTATAGTATAATACTTAAATTTacaatacaatatatatttgttcttATGTATATCTTAATACATGCATTTATGCACCTTGTTCGATTCTTATCATTAAATATAGCTATCAATTCGTCAGAG tccACCATGTTTTTAATCCTAGTGATGAGCAATTTTACAGAGATAAAATCCacagtttttaaaaaatttacaaaaatatCTCTATTTACAATTGTAGCATCTGATGCTGTTGAAagattttatttgttcatagATGCCTTTCTTGTTCTGTTAAAAATGTCAACTGCATATAG AACACAAAATTCATTTATTAGTATTTCAAGTTGGCTG attattatattattacttgaGGTGGGTGTAGATTGGTGTAAGCACTCTTATTTGTTAAAGtacaataaattaaattctGAGTCATTGAATAAGTATTTCCAC acCCTTTTGGCTGACGTTTTAATATCAAGAACTccgaataaaaatatttattacatgAAGGATTCTTTTTCAGTTccatgtaaaaatattttttgctTTTCCCACATACCCACGag GCGGCTGGGATATATGTCTATGCCGGTCGTAACTTTGATAGTATGCTCCCTTCCAag attgaattatttatcaaatatatcaCTTTTTTCCTTTGCCTTATCTATATGGGTTTGTTTATTTCTTTTCAAG ataatattatcaattaTGATTGTGTCTTATACCATATCTGAGAAGAagcatttaaaaaatttgagAAAACCTTATGATGACATTAGTGcattataa